The following are from one region of the Salvia splendens isolate huo1 chromosome 2, SspV2, whole genome shotgun sequence genome:
- the LOC121785524 gene encoding pentatricopeptide repeat-containing protein At5g42310, chloroplastic-like: MNTLLLPPPPFHLRLPPLHFLPPPPLLRHRHPFHAVSQHLTPISPDDHDLYDAALLPNPHYDFAPLLTFLSNHPDPPTPLHLVESYAAVPAPLWHSLIKNLSSSPSNFPTAYALVSWLQRHNLCFSYELLYSILINALGRSEKLYEAFLLSQRRSLTPLTYNALIGACARNGDLEKALNLMEKMRRDGYQSDYVNYSLVIQSLMRNNIVDVSILEKLYGEMDADRIELDGQLLNDVATAFAKAGDVDRALYFLGVMQGSGLSPKTSTVVAVVSELGGLGRVEEAEAVFEELKEGGLRPRTRAYNALLRGYVKVGALRDAECVVSEMERCQVSPDEHTYSLLIDAYGNAGRWESARIVLKEMEANGVMPNSYVFSRILASYRDRGEWQRSFQVLKEMSNCGVSPDRQFYNVMIDTFGKYNCLEHMMAAFGKMKEEGIEPDTVTWNTLIDCHCKQGHHGKAEELFEEMQETGCSPCTTTYNIMINSFGAQERWGDVNGLLGRMRGLGLLPNAITYTTLVDIYGQSGRFDDAIECLEAMKSAGLKPSSTMYNALINAYAQKGLSEQAVNAFRVMRSDGLKPSILALNSLINAFGEDRRDAEAFSVLQYMKDNNLKPDVVTYTTLMKALVRVDKYEKVPAVFEEMLLSGCTPDRKARAMLRSALRYMKSALKV; the protein is encoded by the exons ATGAACACTCTCCTCCTCCCTCCCCCGCCCTTCCACCTCCGCCTCCCTCCCCTCCACTTCCTCCCCCCTCCCCCCCTCCTCCGCCACCGCCACCCCTTCCACGCCGTCTCCCAGCACCTCACCCCGATCTCCCCCGACGACCACGACCTCTACGACGCCGCTCTCCTCCCAAACCCTCACTACGACTTCGCCCCTCTCCTCACCTTCCTCTCCAACCACCCCGACCCCCCCACCCCCCTCCACCTCGTCGAGTCCTACGCCGCCGTCCCCGCCCCTCTCTGGCACTCCCTCATCAAAAACCTCTCATCCTCCCCCTCCAATTTCCCCACCGCTTACGCTCTGGTGAGCTGGCTCCAGCGCCACAATCTCTGCTTCAGCTACGAGCTTCTGTATTCCATCTTAATCAACGCGCTCGGCCGGAGCGAGAAGCTCTACGAGGCCTTCCTCCTCTCCCAGCGCCGGAGCTTGACGCCCTTGACCTACAACGCCCTGATCGGCGCGTGCGCGAGGAACGGTGACCTCGAGAAAGCCCTAAATTTGATGGAGAAGATGCGGCGGGACGGCTACCAATCTGATTATGTTAATTACAGCCTGGTTATTCAATCTCTGATGAGGAATAACATTGTGGATGTCTCGATTTTGGAGAAGTTGTATGGTGAAATGGATGCTGATAGAATTGAATTGGATGGCCAGTTGTTGAATGATGTAGCTACGGCTTTTGCCAAGGCTGGGGATGTGGATAGGGCGTTGTATTTTTTGGGGGTGATGCAGGGGAGCGGGCTGAGCCCCAAGACGAGCACGGTGGTGGCCGTGGTGAGTGAGTTAGGGGGTTTGGGGCGggtggaggaggcggaggcggttTTTGAGGAGTTGAAGGAGGGTGGATTGAGGCCGAGGACGAGGGCTTATAATGCTCTCTTGAGAGGCTATGTGAAGGTGGGGGCTTTGAGGGACGCGGAGTGTGTGGTGTCGGAGATGGAGAGGTGTCAGGTTTCGCCCGATGAGCACACGTATAGCTTGCTCATCGATGCTTATGGGAATGCGGGGAGGTGGGAGAGTGCTAGGATCGTGTTGAAGGAGATGGAGGCGAATGGTGTGATGCCGAATTCTTATGTGTTTAGTAGGATCTTGGCTAGTTATAGGGACCGGGGGGAGTGGCAGAGGTCGTTTCAGGTTCTCAAGGAGATGAGCAATTGTGGGGTGAGTCCGGATAGACAGTTCTATAACGTGATGATCGATACGTTTGGGAAGTATAACTGTCTTGAGCATATGATGGCAGCTTTTGGCAAGATGAAGGAGGAGGGTATTGAGCCGGATACAGTGACGTGGAATACGCTTATAGATTGCCATTGTAAGCAAGGGCATCATGGTAAAGCGGAGGAGCTGTTTGAGGAGATGCAGGAAACTGGGTGTTCGCCTTGTACAACTACGTATAATATCATGATTAATTCGTTTGGGGCGCAAGAGAGGTGGGGTGATGTGAATGGCTTGTTGGGAAGGATGCGGGGTCTAGGACTGTTGCCTAATGCTATCACCTATACCACCCTTGTTGATATATATGGACAATCGGGGCGATTTGATGATGCTATTGAGTGTTTGGAGGCGATGAAATCGGCAGGATTGAAACCTTCCTCCACAATGTACAATGCTCTCATCAATGCCTATGCACAGAAG GGATTATCGGAGCAAGCTGTGAATGCATTTAGGGTCATGAGAAGCGACGGTTTGAAACCTAGCATCTTGGCTCTAAACTCGTTGATTAATGCGTTTGGGGAGGACAGGAGAGATGCCGAAGCATTTTCTGTGTTGCAGTACATGAAAGATAAT AACTTGAAACCCGACGTTGTTACTTACACCACACTCATGAAAGCATTAGTTCGTGTGGATAAGTATGAAAAG GTTCCTGCAGTTTTTGAGGAAATGCTTCTCTCTGGATGCACTCCTGACCGAAAAGCTAGAGCAATGTTAAGATCAGCTCTAAGATACATGAAGTCAGCTCTTAAAGTATAG
- the LOC121785505 gene encoding pre-rRNA-processing protein TSR1 homolog, which translates to MGGSRHQMNKSHKTRFASKSSRNVHKISSQDKLKVSKSVGGIAKGAKAARLQRNKMMREQKRATVLKEKRALSGPSSPPRVIVLFGLSACVNLNAVEEDILSLLSEEGRTTTFPAATSSEYKLRTTVLKAPHGDLVACMEMAKVADLLAFVASQNSLHEADDAVSFIDSFGSQCLSVFRTLGLPSTTVLIRDLPEDLKRRHELKKMCMSVLAPEFPEDCKFYPADKKDELHKFMWLFKEQRLTAPHWRNQRSYLMAQKVETETDDTSSSGKCTLVLTGYIRAHSLSVNQLVHIAGAGDFPLSKIELLRDPCPLNLRKGADLMDSENDIQVVSCLTADPMKQEPLVVENAPDILAGEQTWPTEAEMAEAERNYKEKKMKKKRLPKGISEYQAAWIVDDSDADYSDSEGDDDGMVVDDAENGFPGQKLQNDFEFDDDKASLNLRDSDDESETESVMMMDGDNLTNEQIAEQIRKIKEEHAEDEEFPDEVDTPIDVPARKRFAKYRGVKSFRTSTWDPKESLPPEYSRIFAFDNFTRTQKHVLAKALDMLQEAEECIPVGSYARLYIKDVSAGIASKLCTLSKRLPIVASGLLQHESKISVLHFSIKKHDSYEAPIKAKEELLFHVGFRQFTSRPIFSSDSINASKHKMERFLHPGTFSVASIYAPICFHSLPLVALKSQGEDTYPAVAAVGSLRSVDPDRIILKKIILTGYPQRVSKSKATVRYMFHNPEDVRWFKPVEVWSKCGRRGRIREPVGTHGAMKCILNGVIQQHDTVCMSLFKRSYPKWPQQWFPLNSGSE; encoded by the exons ATGGGAGGGTCTAGACACCAGATGAATAAGTCACACAAAACTCGATTTGCTTCGAAATCATCCCGCAATGTTCATAAAATTTCTTCTCAag ATAAGCTCAAGGTGTCAAAATCTGTCGGAGGTATTGCTAAAGGAGCAAAGGCCGCACGGCTGCAACGTAACAAAATG ATGAGAGAGCAGAAGAGAGCCACAGTTTTGAAGGAGAAGAGGGCATTATCGGGGCCTTCAAGCCCCCCTCGTGTTATT gTGCTCTTTGGGCTTTCGGCTTGTGTAAACTTGAATGCCGTTGAAGAAGATATTCTATCACTGCTATCTGAAGAGGGACGTACCACTACTTTCCCAGCTGCTACATCATCAGAGTACAAACTAAGAACCACA GTTTTAAAAGCTCCTCATGGTGATCTTGTTGCGTGCATGGAAATGGCAAAG GTTGCTGATTTGCTTGCTTTTGTGGCATCTCAAAACTCCTTACATGAAGCGGATGATGCTGTTAGTTTCATCGATTCATTTGGCTCTCAGTGTCTTTCTGTGTTCAGAACACTTGGTCTACCAAGCACCACAGTGCTGATTCGT GATCTACCTGAGGACTTGAAAAGAAGACATGAACTAAAGAAGATGTGCATGTCAGTGCTTGCTCCTGAATTTCCAGAAGATTGTAAGTTTTACCCCGCTGATAAAAAGGATGAACTGCATAAG TTTATGTGGCTTTTCAAGGAGCAAAGGCTCACAGCACCTCATTGGCGAAACCAACGTTCTTACCTTATGGCTCAGAAG GTTGAAACGGAAACTGATGATACCAGTAGTTCTGGAAAATGCACACTTGTCCTTACTGGTTATATACGTGCACACAGCCTCTCAGTTAATCAACTG GTTCACATTGCTGGAGCAGGGGATTTCCCATTGTCTAAGATTGAACTTCTTAGGGATCCATGTCCCTTGAATCTAAGGAAAGGAGCAGACCTTATGGATTCTGAGAATGATATCCAG GTGGTGTCATGCCTTACCGCTGATCCAATGAAACAAGAGCCTTTAGTTGTTGAAAATGCTCCTGATATATTGGCAGGAGAACAG ACATGGCCTACAGAGGCAGAAATGGCTGAAGCAGAAAGAAATTACAAGGAAAAGAAGATGAAAAAGAAGAGGCTTCCTAAGGGCATCTCTGAATACCAG GCCGCATGGATTGTGGATGATTCGGATGCTGATTATTCTGATAGTGAAGGTGACGATGATGGTATGGTAGTGGATGATGCTGAAAATGGGTTTCCTGGCCAGAAGCTTCAGAACGATTTTGAGTTTGACGACGATAAGGCTTCACTAAATCTGCGAGATTCTGATGACGAATCCGAAACAGAGTCTGTAATGATGATG GATGGTGACAACTTAACTAATGAGCAGATTGCTGAGCAGATTCGAAAAATCAAAGAAGAGCATGCAGAAGATGAGG AATTTCCTGATGAAGTAGATACACCCATAGATGTTCCAGCCCGGAAAAGATTTGCTAAATACAGAGGTGTAAAATCATTCAGAACTTCAACATGGGATCCTAAA GAATCTTTGCCTCCTGAGTATTCTAGGATTTTTGCATTTGATAAtttcacgagaacacaaaagcATGTTCTGGCAAAAGCTCTTGATATGTTGCAAGAGGCTGAGGAGTGTATTCCTGTTGGCTCGTATGCAAGGCTTTATATCAAGGATGTTAGTGCTGGTATTGCATCCAAGTTATGCACACTGTCTAAAAGATTGCCAATAGTAGCTTCTGGTCTCTTACAGCATGAGTCCAAAATCTCTGTTCTACATTTCAG TATTAAGAAGCATGATTCATATGAGGCTCCTATCAAAGCAAAAGAAGAACTCCTATTTCATGTGGGCTTCCGCCAGTTTACATCTAG GCCAATATTCTCTTCAGATAGTATCAATGCTAGTAAACACAAAATGGAGAGGTTTCTTCATCCAGGAACATTTTCAGTAGCTTCGATATATGCTCCGATATGTTTTCATTCTCTTCCTCTAGTCGCCTTAAAGAGCCAAGGAGAAGACACCTATCCTGCAGTAGCTGCTGTTGGTTCATTGAGAAGTGTTGACCCTGATCGGATCATACTCAAGAAAATCATTTTAACGGG TTATCCACAACGTGTATCTAAATCAAAAGCAACAGTGAGATACATGTTCCACAACCCGGAGGATGTAAGATGGTTCAAG CCTGTTGAAGTTTGGTCAAAATGTGGCCGTCGTGGTCGCATTAGAGAACCAGTAGGAACACATG GGGCAATGAAGTGCATCCTTAATGGTGTTATTCAGCAGCACGACACGGTTTGCATGAGCTTGTTCAAGCGCAGTTATCCCAAGTGGCCTCAACAATGGTTTCCATTAAACTCTGGATCAGAATAA
- the LOC121785541 gene encoding carboxypeptidase T-like, translating to MGIRRSLNPLLNILILACLVVVLTDRFPSAHGKSSGSATNDADITPINHDLYHTSGALLEEVKSLVHRHPDKLSIETLSGKNKGYKAEITVVTYDRDRKDNDDKAKLRILLTFGQHGRELITTELALRFLSILSEEEFLPNINRSTFNRILSRLVIKAVPMENLNGRKLVEDGELCERRNGRGVDLNRNWGVDWGKKEKDYDPYEENPGTAPFSEPETQLMRKLSVSFEPHIWVNVHSGMEALFMPYDHKNTTPDGVPSQIMKSMLEALNHIHLKDSCLIGSGGASVGYLAHGTATDYMYDVARVPMAFTFEIFGDLKASQKDCFKMFNPIDIISFNRVLNDWSAAFFQMFTMGVQQMDGLQSKAVASSFDHWVSIDDYLNGYLMHRKSRYGKKMEVLELGLREMRTYFRLFLLSSVLLLFMFCSRISKSTRPLVSAISL from the exons ATGGGAATTCGCCGTAGCCTGAATCCCCTCCTCAATATCCTGATTTTGGCGTGTTTAGTGGTGGTGTTGACCGATCGATTTCCCTCCGCTCATGGAAAATCTAGCGGCAGTGCCACAAATGATGCTGATATCACCCCCATCAATCACGATCTTTACCATACTAG TGGAGCTCTACTGGAGGAAGTCAAATCATTGGTTCATCGCCACCCAGATAAACTCTCG ATTGAGACACTGTCTGGGAAGAATAAGGGATATAAGGCAGAGATCACTGTTGTTACGTATGACCGTGATAGGAAAGACAATGATGACAAAGCAAAGCTCAGGATTCTGCTT ACTTTTGGACAGCATGGTAGGGAGCTTATTACGACTGAGCTAGCATTGCGGTTTCTCTCCATCCTGAGCGAAGAGGAGTTTTTACCCAACATCAACCGTTCTACTTTTAACAGGATACTTAGTAGGCTTGTCATAAAG GCTGTTCCAATGGAAAATTTGAATGGCCGCAAACTTGTTGAAGATGGAGAGCTTTGTGAAAGAAGAAATG GAAGAGGAGTTGATCTTAACCGTAATTGGGGTGTAGATTGGGGTAAAAAGGAGAAG GACTATGATCCATATGAAGAGAATCCTGGGACAGCTCCTTTTAGTGAGCCTGAGACACAACTTATGCGAAAATTGTCCGTTTCATTCGAACCACACATTTGGGTAAATGTGCACTCTGGGATGGAG GCTTTGTTTATGccatatgatcacaaaaatacGACGCCAGATGGGGTACCTTCACAGATAATGAAATCAATGCTTGAAGCGTTGAACCACATTCACCTCAAAGATAGTTGCTTAATAGGCTCTGGTGGAGCATCTGTTGG GTATCTTGCCCATGGCACAGCTACTGACTACATGTATGATGTTGCAAGGGTGCCCATGGCTTTTACTTTTGAG ATATTTGGAGATCTCAAAGCCTCCCAAAAAGACTGCTTCAAAATGTTCAATCCTATAGACATCATCTCCTTCAAC AGAGTTCTCAACGATTGGTCAGCTGCATTCTTCCAAATGTTCACCATGGGTGTGCAGCAGATGGATGGACTACAATCTAAGGCAGTAGCGTCCAGTTTCGACCATTGGGTATCGATAGACGACTATCTTAACGGATATCTGATGCACAGGAAAAGCAGATATGGGAAGAAGATGGAGGTTCTTGAGCTAGGACTGCGGGAGATGAGGACGTATTTCAGATTGTTTTTGCTATCTTCTGTCCTCCTGCTCTTCATGTTCTGCTCTAGAATTTCCAAGAGCACTCGCCCGCTCGTTTCTGCCATCTcactctaa